The following nucleotide sequence is from Apium graveolens cultivar Ventura chromosome 4, ASM990537v1, whole genome shotgun sequence.
ATGTGAATTTGAGTGCACAGTGTCCCTGGTATTATAATGAGGTAAAATACGATACTCATGTCTTGTTTACCTGTGATTTTGCTCGAACGGTGTGGTTCAGTTTTGGTATACAACAGTTGGTGCAAGTATGGCCAAACGATACGGCAGCTATGGTTATTATGAGAAGTTTTGAGGGTTGCAACAGGGAGCAGTGTGTTTTGGTGGGAATGTTGTGCTGGGCTTTTTGGAATAGATGAAATAACCGGGTTTGGGAAAGAGCTAACAGGTCCGCTTTTGGAGTTAAAGCATCAGCCGTGAATTTGTTGCATGACGAGCATGAAGCACAAGTTATTGAAGGGGGTGGTAACCAGAATGTTGTAACAGGAGAGCGGGTTTGGTTTAAACCACCTTTGGGATGGGTAAAGGTGAATGTAGACGCTACAATATTTCAAAATGGATTTATCGGAGTAGGTTGTGTGCTACGAGATACGCATGGGCAGTTCCTGGGTGCTCGATGTAAGAGAGTAGAGGGGGCTTGGAGACCACGGGAGGCAGAAGCAATAGG
It contains:
- the LOC141719551 gene encoding uncharacterized protein LOC141719551, with protein sequence MPSKVVKIPWRVCRGCLPTMHALQMKHVNLSAQCPWYYNEVKYDTHVLFTCDFARTVWFSFGIQQLVQVWPNDTAAMVIMRSFEGCNREQSAFGVKASAVNLLHDEHEAQVIEGGGNQNVVTGERVWFKPPLGWVKVNVDATIFQNGFIGVGCVLRDTHGQFLGARCKRVEGAWRPREAEAIGLKEAMSWVKRMNITHCVFETDSKSVANACNDTSGEAYFGTIVSNCISIMKHIDHVLVKFAYRSANMIGHVLAKATYSMPDIGE